In Salvelinus namaycush isolate Seneca chromosome 17, SaNama_1.0, whole genome shotgun sequence, one genomic interval encodes:
- the LOC120062106 gene encoding transforming growth factor beta activator LRRC32-like: MIRPTETTFSLVLLLVLLLYCSLSHSLIQFNTVTGRIHDDQQETTSWRFRNLSSVPEGLDVRLRELDLSNNVIRHINSQSLGLPSLLRLDLSYNQLEIISEGAFRDVAQLQELNLARNALSHNVDSNSRALGSLHRLRRLDISMNGLDDDAAELYLRDKSILERLDLTGNGLTRLTPKLFAESLSVTSVRIENNLITAIEEGTFEPLKELKILNLARNNLVYICDFKLYQVKLLNLSRNSIEFFVTREDGHPYELEILDLSFNNLLYFPMVPKTNRLRYLHLQSNMVGTLETDTLISEADSLYRELTSEDEVNDAAANSNIYSNWRLMPLVYMDLSSNHFRSLPVETLSHLTSLVTLNLSKNCLQDISYNTTKGGSGHDGGYHRPSLTFPSLRYLDLQNNGLRQLSTFFLEALPNIETLNLKENSVRPCDPKDQLGPSETTRVSLNSMSSCVSFWNIKTLRSLDLQDNGIKTLHQNTFERTPLVSLNLASNVDIILDNGALEGLQSSLQSLSISGNNMTTSALSLPCLKALRRLNMSNNNVDVVPSIISCSPLTELDVRNNGLTSMNESLVDRLSLDLDVLYVSGNSFNCCDTKWLKALNREKVKIPDLDRAVCLSVNGTLLTGLLPNHSLHCSLELSPKITEPNLGQIIIIILFVSIVLITLVVFVKKVCCNTGSFIV, encoded by the exons atgatcagaccTACAGAGACAACATTCAGCTTAGTGCTACTGCTAGTCCTACTGCTGTACTGCTCCCTGTCTCACAGTCTCATACAGTTCAACACTGTGACTGGAAGGATACACGATGACCAACAG GAGACGACTTCCTGGCGGTTCAGGAACCTATCATCTGTTCCTGAGGGGCTGGACGTGAGGCTGAGGGAGCTGGATCTGTCCAACAACGTTATAAGACATATAAACAGCCAGAGTCTGGGTCTTCCATCCCTACTGAGACTGGACCTCAGCTACAACCAGCTAGAGATCATATCTGAAGGGGCTTTCAGAGATGTGGCCCAGCTTCAAGAGCTGAACTTGGCCAGGAATGCATTGAGCCACAATGTGGACAGTAACAGCCGAGCTCTTGGGTCTCTCCACAGACTGAGGAGGTTGGATATCTCTATGAACGGTCTGGATGATGACGCGGCAGAACTTTACCTTCGTGACAAATCAATTCTTGAACGCCTAGATCTCACGGGCAACGGTTTGACGCGACTCACGCCCAAGCTGTTTGCAGAGAGCCTGAGCGTGACAAGCGTTCGCATCGAGAACAATCTGATCACGGCAATAGAGGAGGGAACGTTTGAACCGTTGAAGGAACTCAAGATCTTAAATTTAGCCAGAAATAATCTAGTCTACATCTGTGATTTTAAACTCTATCAGGTGAAACTCTTGAATCTTAGCAGGAATTCCATAGAGTTCTTTGTCACCCGTGAGGACGGTCATCCATACGAGCTGGAGATCTTAGATCTGAGCTTCAACAACCTCCTCTATTTCCCCATGGTCCCCAAGACCAACCGGTTGAGATACCTCCACCTACAGAGCAACATGGTGGGGACCTTAGAGACAGACACCCTAATATCAGAGGCAGACTCTCTGTACAGAGAACTAACAAGTGAAGATGAGGTAAATGATGCTGCAGCCAACAGCAACATATACTCTAACTGGAGACTGATGCCGTTAGTTTACATGGACCTCAGTAGTAACCACTTCAGGTCTCTACCTGTGGAGACTCTGAGCCATCTGACGTCTTTGGTGACGCTGAACCTCAGCAAGAACTGTCTACAGGACATCAGCTATAACACAACGAAGGGCGGCAGCGGCCATGATGGAGGCTACCACCGACCTTCCTTGACCTTTCCGTCCCTACGCTACTTGGACTTGCAGAACAACGGTCTTCGACAACTCTCCACCTTCTTCCTGGAAGCCCTACCAAACATAGAGACGTTAAACCTGAAGGAGAACTCTGTGAGGCCGTGTGATCCGAAGGACCAACTGGGACCATCTGAGACAACGAGAGTTAGTCTTAATAGCATGTCCTCCTGTGTTTCCTTCTGGAATATCAAAACTCTGAGAAGTCTAGATCTCCAAGACAACGGGATCAAAACACTCCATCAGAACACATTTGAAAGAACCCCTTTGGTTTCTCTCAACCTGGCCAGCAATGTAGATATAATCTTGGATAATGGCGCTCTAGAAGGGTTGCAGAGTAGTCTCCAGTCTCTGAGCATCAGTGGGAACAACATGACAACCTCTGCCTTGTCTCTGCCTTGTCTGAAAGCATTGAGACGACTCAACATGTCCAACAACAACGTAGACGTCGTCCCGAGCATCATCAGCTGTTCTCCTTTGACCGAACTTGACGTGAGAAATAACGGCCTAACGTCTATGAATGAATCTTTGGTTGATCGTTTGTCTCTAGATCTTGATGTGTTGTATGTCAGTGGCAACTCGTTCAACTGCTGTGACACCAAATGGCTCAAAGCCCTAAACAGAGAGAAAGTGAAGATACCGGACCTTGACCGTGCTGTGTGCCTCAGTGTCAATGGTACTCTGTTGACTGGCCTTCTGCCTAACCATTCACTGCACTGTTCATTGGAACTTAGCCCAAAGATAACAGAACCAAACCTTGGGCAAATAATAATCATCATTTTGTTTGTGTCGATAGTATTGATAACATTAGTTGTATTTGTGAAGAAGGTTTGTTGCAACACGGGGTCATTCATTGTGTAA